The DNA segment TCGTCGCTGACCCCGGCCCACGCTCGGGGCGTGATCGTCTCGTAGTCCTCGGTGTACTCGGCGGTCCACGCCGCGGAGTACGTGTTCGACGCCGCCAACCGGTCGCACACCTCCTGTTCTATCTCCTCGCGCGACGTCGCCGTGACGAGCGCCTGGTCGATGTCCCGGATGACCGCGTTTATCTGGTTGAGTTCGTCCAACTCGTCGCGCTGACTGCGGAGTCGTTGCTCGTACAGGTGGCGCTCGGTCATGTCCCGGGTGACCTTCGCGAAGCCCCGCAGGTTCCCGTCGTCGTCGTGGAGGGCCGTGATGGTGACGTTGGCCCAGAACGTCCCGCCGCCCTTCTGGACGCGCTTGCCTTCGTCTTCGACCCGTCCGTTCTCGACGGCCTTCTCGAGGTTCCGCTCGGGGACGCCGTTCTCGCGGGCCTCGTCGGTGTAGAACGTCGAGAAGTGTTCGCCGACGATCTCGTCCTCCTCGTAGCCCTTCAACTGCTCGGCGCCACGGTTCCAGGTCTGGACGATTCCGTCGGAGTCCAGCAGGAAGATAGCGTAGTCCTTGACCTCCCGAACGAGCGTCTCGAACCGCCTTTTCTGCTCGCGGAGTCGCTGTTCGTACTCGTGGCGCTCGGTCATGTCCCGGGTGACCTTGACGAACCCGCGGAGTTCACCGTCGTCGTCTCGGACCGACGTTATCGTCACGCTGGCCCAGAACCGCTCGCCGTCGTTCCTGAGCCGCCACCCCTTGTCCTCGGTGCGTCCGTCCTCCCTGGCCCTCGCGAGATTTCGCTCGGGGATGCCGTTCTCGCGGTCCTCGTCGGTGTAGAACGTCGAGAAGTGCTCGCCGATGATCTCGTCTTCCTCGTAACCCTTCAACTGCTCGGCGCCACGGTTCCAGGTCTGGACGATTCCGTCGGGGTCGAGCACGAAGATGGCGTAGTCGGTGACCGACTGGACGAGTTCGCGAAACTGCGCCTGTTCGAGCGTCGACTCCGTGCCCGACTGAGCGGCCGACCCCCTGTCTGGCGGCCGCCACCAGAGTCGCCGGTCCGAACCGACCTCCCTGGTTTCCAGTTCACCACACTCGACCAACGCTTCGAGTCGCTCGGCGGTCGCATGCTCCGTACGGTCCAACGCGTCAGCGACCTCGCCCGTCGTGAGTGGTCGCCCGGGCGAATCGCCCCGGGTGAACACGTCGAGCGTGTCGTCGGGCGTGCGTCGTGACGGAGGCCCGGACGTTCCCATACGCGGTAGTCCCACGCGACGGGTATAAATGAACCTTTCCAGATCGACTAACGTCAAGTCCTTCGCACTCTTTCACGACGATCCGCCGGAGTTGCGGAAAAGGCCGTGGAGCGCGACGGCCGCCCGCTATTCGGGTTCTTCGTGCCCGTGGCCGTTGACCTCGACCGTCAGCATCTGTGAGGCCTCCACGAGGAGTGCGACCACGAGCGGTCCCGCGATGAATCCGACGGGGCCGAGGCTGAGCAGGCCGCCGGTGAAGCCGACGAAGTAGAGGCTTCCGGGGAGGTGGGCCGTCTCGCGGGCGAGGCGCGGCCGGACGACCGCATCGGGAAGCCACCCGACGACGACGCTGGCCACGACGGCGAACAGGACCGCGCCGGTCGCGTCACCGACCGTGAACCGGTGGACCGCGAGCAGGGCGACCAAAAACGAGGGGCCGACGATGGGCAGGAACTGGAGGAGTCCCGAGACGATGGCGAGCGTCACGTAGAACTCGAAGTCGAACAGGACGAACACCGGGAGCGCGACGAGGAAGGTGGCGAGTGCCGTCGCGGCCTGGAGGACGTAGATGGCGAACAGCGTCTCGCGGGTGCGCTCGTGGAAGGCGGTCGCGATGTCCCGGTGGGCTGCCGGAACCAGTCCCAGCAGCGCCCGGCGGACCTCTCCGCGGTGAATCAACAGCGCGAACACCAGCATCGCGAACAGCGTGGCCTTGAGCGCGAGGATGGGCGCGAGGCGGGCGATAGACAGCGCGAGTCCGGTCAGGGACTCTCGGGAGAGTCTGACGACGACGCTCGCGTCGAGCGTGTAGACGAAGCCGAACAGTTCGACCGTCGTGCTCCGCGGGAGTTCCCGGATGAGCGCGAGCAACTCGGCCTGCCGGCGGTATATCAGGAAGCCGAACGAGGCGAAGACGACGACCACGCCGACGAACGCGAGCGCCGTCGCGACCGCGCTGGCCCACCACGGCGGGAGCCCCCGGTCGACCAGTCGGCGGTGGAGCGGGACGAGGACGTAGGCGACGGTGATGGCGAAGAAGACCGTCGCGAGCACGTCGAACAGCACCGCGGCCGAGAGGGCGACGAGCGCCAGAAAGACGGCGCCCACCGCGCGCTGTCTCGTTCCGGACATGTTCGACCCTGCGCAAGCGGAGGTGATAGGCTTTCGGCTCTCGACTCTCGCCCGGCCCGGCACCGGGGCGACCGCACATCACGCGAATTAAGTACCACCGACTGTAATAACCGGGTAATGAAACGACGAACCTTCGTCAAAAGCGGCGCGGCGGGAGCGCTCGTCGGCCTCGCCGGTTGCACCGGCGGCGGGACCGGCGGCCAGGGGACGACCGCGAACGGCGGGACGACGACCGGCGACGCGACCACGACCGCGGAGACCGAAACCGCGGCGGCGAAGACGACCCGCGAGAACCTCAGCGGGACGCTGACGGTCGCGACGTACAGTTCGTTCGTCGACGCGCCGAGTTCCTCGCCCGGCAAGTGGCTCAAGCAGACCTTCGAGAAGCGCCACCCGGACGTGACCGTGAAGTTCCGGACGCCCGAGAACGAACTCAACTACTACATCCAGCGGGCCGCCCAGGGCGTCGACCTCGACGCCGACCTCTACGTCGGAGTCAACCCCGACCACCTCATCCGCATCGACGAGAAACTGGGCGGCAAGAAGCTGTTCGAACCGACGGCGCAGTCGCTGTCGAACTACGGCCACGTCAAGGACAGCCTGAAGTTCGACCCGAAGCACCGCGCAGTGCCCTACGACACGGGGTACATCAGCCTCGTCTACAACGAGAACCAGATTAAACAGGCGCCCACGACGTTCGCCGACCTGCTGAAGGACCGCTACCAGGGCAAGCTCATCGTCCAGAACGCCAAGACCGCCGTCACGGGCCGGGCGTTCCTGCTGTGGACCGTCCACACCGTCGGCGAGGACCGCTACCTCGACTGGTGGCGGAAGCTCGCGAACAACGGCGCCAAGATAATGGGGTCGTGGGACGACGCCTACACCGCCTACGAGAACGGCGAGGCCCCGATGGTCGTGTCGTACTCGACCGACCAGGTGTACGCCAACCGCTACAACAAGGACATGAGCAAGCACCAGGTCGGCTTCCTCAACGACCAGGGGTACGCCAACCCCGAGGGGATGGCGAAGTTCGCCGGCACCGACCAGTCGGCGCTCGCCGAGGCGTTCATGGACTTCATGCTCGAGAAGGAGGCCCAGAAGCAGATCGCCCAACGCAACGTCCAGTTCCCCGCGACCGACTGGGCGCCGCTGGGCGAGGAGTTCAAGAAGTACGCCAAGGAGCCGCCGAACCCCGTCACGTTCACCTACGACCAACTGAAGGGCAACGTCGACGACTGGGTCGACTCGTGGGCGCGCGAGATAGCCAGCAAGTAACGCCAGCGATAACCGACCGGCGACGAGAACGGAGGACGAGTGAGCGACAGACGCGAGGACGCGACCGAGAACCCGGAGTCCGGTAGCGCGCCCGGAGCGCCAGCGTCGGACGGCGCGCCCGGAACCCGCGAGCGAGAGCCAGTCGCCCGCGCTCGCGCGGGCGACTGGCTCGAACGCCGCGCGCTGACGGTGCTCGGCGTTGTGACGGCGGCGGTCCTGCTCGTGGTCTTCTACTACCCTGTCCTCACGGTGTTCGCCGACGCGGTCCGGGTCGGCGGACGGTTCACGACCGAGGTCGTCGCCGAGGTGCTGACCGACCCGTTCTACTTCGGCGTGCTCGCCCCGCTCCTCTCGGGCGACTTCGCCGAACTCGGCGACGTCGCCGCCGACACGCCGCTGGGGCTGTTCGGCTTCACGGCGTTCCAGGCGCTACTCTCGACGGTCGCCAGCGTCGCGCTCGGCGTCCCCGGCGCCTACGTCCTCTCTCGCTACGAGTTCCCCGGCCGGCGGACGATTCGTTCGCTGACCATCGTCCCGTTCGTCCTGCCCTCCATCATGGTCGCCATCGGATTCTACGCCTTCTTCGGCGCGAACGGTCCCGTCAACGACCTGCTCGCCGCGCTCGGGTTCGGCCGGGCGAACCTGCTGTTGACCCTCGAAGCGATAATCGTCGCCCACGCCTTCTACAACGCGCCGCTGGTCGCGCGGGTCACCACCGCGGCGTGGGAGAGCGTGGACGCCCGGATGGTCGAAACCGCCCGCTCGCTCGGCGCGAACCCGCGGCGAGCGTTCCGCAACGTGCTCGCACCCCAACTCCTGCCGGCGATTCTGACGGGCGCGCTCCTAACCTTCGTCTTCACGTTCATGTCGTTCCCCATCGTGCTCGCGCTCGGCGGGTTCGAGTTGGCGACCGTCGAGGTGTGGGTGTACTCGCTGGTCCAGGACCTGGACTACGCCGAGGCCGCGACGCTCGCCGCGTTCGAAACCGTGCTCTCGCTCGTACTGACCTACGCCTACCTCCGGTACGAGGCCCGGCAGGCCGGCGGTGCGCGCGCGGCGAATCCGCCGGCCCGCAAGCGACTCGTCCCCGACGACTGGACGCCCGGCGCCGCGCTCGAACGCGCCGGCGTCCTCGCCTACGCCGTCGTGGTCGCCGTGGTGTTCGTCGGCCCGCTGGCGAGCATGGTCGTCGAGAGCCTGACCGGGCCGCAGGGGTTCACCCTCCAGTACTACCGGTTCCTCGTCGAGCGCCAGGTCGAGGGCGCCTCGTTCCAGACCAAGCCCGGCGTGGCGGTGCGCAACTCCCTGCTGTTCGGCGTCGCCACCCTCGTCGTCGCGCTCCCGATGGGCGTCACCGTCGCGGTGCTGACGACCCGGGGCGGCCGGGGGCGAAAGCTGGCCGACACCGCCGCGATGGCGCCGCTGGCGGTCAGCGGCGTCGTCGTCGGCCTCGGGATGCTCCGGGGACTGGTCTTCGGCGTCGAACTCTGGGGGACGAGGGTCCAGGTTTCGGGGCCGGTCGCCATCGTGGCGGCCCACGCCGTCGCGGCCTACCCCTTCGTGGTCCGGAACGTCGCGCCCCTGCTGGCGGGCGTCGACCGCTCGATGGTCGAGTCGGCCCGCGCGCTCGGGGCGACCCGGGCGCGGGCGCTCCTCGACGTCGAACTCCCGCTGGTCGCCTCGGGAGTGGCCGCGGGCGCCGCCTTCGCGTTCGCCATCAGCGTCGGCGAGTTCGATTCGACGGTGATTTTGGCCACGGGGAGTTCGAGTTACACGATGCCCGTCGCCGTCGAGCGCTACATCGGCAGCCAGACCCTCGGCCCGGCCACCGCGATGGGGACGGTGCTGCTGGTCGTGACCAGCGTCGCGTTCGTCGCGGTCGACAGACTGGGAGGGCGGTGGGAGACGTGACCGACCTCCACCTCGACGCCGTCTCGAAGTCCTTCGGCAACGTGACCGCGCTCCGCGCCGTCGACCTCGACGTGGCCGACGGCGAGTTCTTCACGCTGGTCGGCCCGTCGGGGTGCGGCAAGACCACCACCCTGCGGGCGGTCGCGGGGTTCGAGACGCCCGACTCGGGGTCGGTCCGGTTCGGCGACCGCGAGATGACCGGCGTCGCCCCCGAGGACCGCGACGTGGGCGTGGTCTTCCAGAACTACGCGCTGTTTCCCCACATGACCGTCGCGGAGAACGTCGCCTACGGCCTGCGGTTCCGCGAGACGCCGCGGGGACGCTCGCGGGACGAGCGGGTCGCCGACCTGCTCGAACTGGTCGACCTCGCCGGGTTCGGCGACCGGGACCCCGACGAACTGTCTGGTGGCCAGCGCCAGCGCGTCGCGCTGGCGCGGGCGCTCGCGCCCGGCCCGGAGGTGCTCCTGCTCGACGAACCGATGAGCGCGCTCGACGCCCGCCTCCGCCAGACGCTGCGGACCCAGGTCAAGCGAATTCAGTCGGAACTCGGCATCACGACCCTCTACGTCACCCACGACCAGGAGGAGGCGCTGGCGGTGAGCGACCGGGTGGCCGTGATGAACGACGGTCGGGTCGAACAGGTCGGCCGCCCCGAGGACGTCTATCGCCGGCCTGCGACCCGCTTCGTCGCGGAGTTCGTCGGCGACAACAACGTCTTCGAGGGCGAACTCCGGGACGGGTCGGTGCGGGTCGGGGACGCGGCGTTCCGCGTCGCCGACCTCGACCGCTCGCCGGGCGGGGCCGTCACCTTCTGCGTGCGGCCGGAGGTGCTCGAACTCGGCGCGACCGAGAACGCCTTCGAGGCGACGGTCGAAACCGTCGAGTTCCTCGGCGAATCCTTTCGGGTCCACCTCGACTGGGACGGCCGACCCGTGGTGCTCCGGGTCGAGGAACGCCCGGAGCGAGAGCGCCTGCGGGTCGGTTTCGACCCCGAGGACGCCCACGTGGTTTCCGCCGCCGGAAGCGGGCGGGCGGTCGCCGAGGAGCGGTGAGCGCCCGTCACTCGCGGGGAAAACAGCGGGTGCAATCGTCGTAGAAGACGGTCTGGCGCGCCGAGAGCTTCCGCCACCCGGCGTCGTCGCGGTGGAGGAACGTGCGGCACGCCGGTTCGTCGCCGGTTTCGTCGGGCCGGTGGCGCTTCTTCGTGGTCGGGGACGGACTCACGATGTAGTACCCCTCGGCGTCGCCGGGGGCGTCGGAAGTGTCGCGTCGCGTACTCATCGGTAGTCCTCCAGGTCGACGACGCTCGCCGACGCGGCGTTGATCCACTCGTGGGTTTCGCCGGGGGTGTAGACGACGAGTTCCGGCGTCCCGTCGCTGCCGGTTCGGGCGTAGGTTTCGATGCTGTTCTCGGTTCGGTCGTCGGTGGGGGTGGCGCGTGTTTTCATGTCGGGTGCCTCCCGTGGGATACCGATATCGGGTAGGCGTCGGACGGGGTTAAGGGCGAGCCATGACCGCGGTGAAAGTGAAACTGAGAGGGCCGGTCGGAAACACGCGCAGGTACTTCGACCTCGCCGACGCTCGAATCGCCGGTCGATTCCCAAAGAAGGAGTCGGGCGGTTTCAGTAACCGCCACCGCCGCCGCCACCGTCGGTCGTCGTGCCGTTCGCCGCTGTCGTCGTCCCGCCGGCCGTGGTCGTCTCGAACCCGGTGCCGAACTGGATGTCGCCGCGCATTCGCTTCGGGTGGTACTCGCAGTAGTACTGGGCCATCTCCTCGCTCGCCGTGAACGTCAGCGACGCGGTGGCTCCCATCTGCTCGTTCGACTCGCTCGCCACGATTTCGCCCCCGTTCGCGTCCTCGATGATGAGTTCGTGTTCGTGGCCGTCGAGGTTCATCCAGACGATTTCGTACCGCTGGCCCGACTGCAGTTGGAGCGTCGGGTTCTCTGCTCCGTGAATCGCCGACGGTGCGAGGCCGAACCAGTGTTCGACCTCGCCGCCGAGCAGTATCGTCGTCGCCTGGCCGCCGGCCGTCGTGGTTTCCTGGCCGGTCGTCGTCCCCTGGCCGGCCGCGAGCCCGCCGAGGCTCGTGGCCGCCCCGACCGCGCCGGTCGCCAGCAGGAAACTGCGCCGCGATGCGACGTCGCTGTTCGCGTTGTCGTTACTGTCGGAACCGCTCGATCGTGTCATTCTTCCCCACCGAGCGCGAGGTACGACCCCGGTCGTTCAAAATGTTACCGGCCGAAACGGTCTGGCAACCCGGACGAGAGAGCGGTTCGAAGCGTCTCCGCTACCGCCGGACGAGTCCCTCGCCGGTCACGACCTCGACTCCGCCCCGCATCGACTGCGGATGGAACGCACAGAAGTACTCGGCCATCGCCGGTGTCGCCTCGAACGACGTCTCGTGGGTTTCGCCCACGCCGTCTCGGTCACTGGTGTCGGCGAGGTCCTCGCCGCTCGCGTCCGCGACGTGGAAGTCGTGCTCGACGCCGTCGAGGTTCACCCAGACGAGGTCGTACTCGCGTCCCGCTCGGAGCCGAAGCGTCGGATTCGGTCGCCCCCGAATTCCGGCCGGCGTGAGGCCGAGCCAGTAGCCCACCTGCGCGCCGAGCACGACGGTCGTCTCGTCCAGCACCGGCGGCCGCTCGCTCGCGCGGGTAGTTTCGTCGTCTGCCGTCGTCTCCGTTCCCGTCGCCGTCTCCTCTCCCGTTTCTCCGCCGCCGCTCGTCGCGCCCCCCGATTCGACCGCCACCGTCCCGCGCATCGTCTGCGGGTGCACCTCGCAGTAGTACTCGGCCATCGCCGGCGTCGCCTCGAACTCGACGGTCTGTGTCGCGCCCCGCTCGGAGACGATGTCCGTCTCCACGAGCGGGTTCCCGTCCGAGTCTTCGACCACGAAACTGTGCGGAACCCCGTCGGCGTTGGTCCACGTGACTCGGTAGGTCACGCCGGGGTCGAGCGACAGCGCCGGATTCGTCATCCCTGCGATCGATTGCGGCGTCCGACCGACCCACCCCGAGACCGCTCCGTCCAGCGCGATTTCGGTCGCCTGTACCCGCCTGAATTTCTCCACTCCCCGTACTCCCCCGATTCCTGCGAGCGCCCCGGTCGTCGTGGCGGCCGCGAGGACGGCCCGCCGCGACAGTCGCGCGTGCTGATTTTCCCCCATCGAGACGCGTTACTACCGCTGAGCCGATAAATCGAGTGGGCGGTATCGGCGCGCCGTTCGACGTACCGGTGAAAAAAGACCGCGACGCCGGTCGATTCGAGGACCGTCGAAGCGTTCGACGGTCCTCGAAGCATTCCGATGTCCTAGAAGTCGCTCGCCTACGCTCCGGCGTCGAGCGTAATCGTCTCCGTCGCCGTCTTGCCGTCGCTACTGGTGACGCGTAGTGTGACTTCGACGCTGCCGCACGCCGGAACGGTCACTTCGGCGCGTTTGCCCGTGGTCTCGAAGGTGCCGTCACCGTCGAGGTCCCACTCGTACGTCACTATCTCGTCGTCCTCGTCGCTCGCGTCCGCCCGCAGTTTGACGGTCGAGTTGCCGCCGAGTTCTCCGTCTTCGGCGTCCTTCGGCGCGGTCCGAATCGTCGCCGTCGGTTCGGAGTCCCGCGTCCGCGGTTCGTCGTCTGCGACCTGATGCTCGTCGCTCGGTTTCGTCTCGCTCCCGTTGAGCGCGTAGACTTCTCCACCCAACTCTAATGACCGGTCGTCGTTCTCGGCGACGTAGACGTGACCGTTCGCGGGTGCCGTGACGAACGGGTCCTCGTACCGTAGTCCACCCTCGGTCGCGTAGCTCCACCGCTCGCTTCCGTCTGCTCGGTCGAGCGAGTAGACGACCGTGTGCGCGGTCGGGTAGTGGACGTACTTCGTCGGGTCTTCACCCTCCTGGAAGCCCGGGCCGTAGTCGCCCTTCGTGGGGAAGTCGCCGCCGACGTACACCGAGTTCGCGCCGACCGATGGCGCGCTCGTGAGTCGCACGGCGGTCCGGAACTGCCAGTCTTCGGTTCCCGTCTTCGCGTCGAGCGCGTGAACCGCACCGACACGCTCGTCGTCGCCGTCTTCGTAGTGGTCGTCGGTCGTGACGTACACCGTCTCGTCCGTCACCGCGGGGGCGCTAATCCAGTCGGACTCGCTGTCCTCGAACTTCGCCCGCACGGGTCGTCGCCATTCGACGCCCCCGTCGTCCGCCGACAGCCGATAGACGACGTTCGGCTGTGCGGTGACGTAGATTGCGCCGTCCGAGACCGCAGGACCGGACATCTCCGACGCGGCCGGGACCGACACGTTCCACTGTTGGCTCCCGTCGCTGGCGTCGTACGCTGTCACGGTTCCCTCGGCACCGGTCACGTAGACGCTGCCGTCGGCGACTGCAAAGCCACTCAACGAAAAGCTCGGGATTTCCGTGGTCTCCGTACTCCATCGCCGTTCGCCGGTTTCGGCGTCGAGCGCGTAGAGAGTCCTGTTCGAAATTGCGTACACCGTGCCGTCGGCCACGGTCGCACCGGTCGCCCAGTCGGTCGCTTCCTCGAACCGCCACTTCGTCTCGCCCGTCTCGGCGTCGAACGCGAACAGTCCGGCCTTGCCGACATCGTAGCTCGGCGGACTGGTAATCGTCTCCGTGGACGCGAACACCGTGTCGCCGGAGACGGCGGGCGTGCCGACCACGACCGAGAGGTCGGTTCTGTTCCACTCTTCCACACCGGTCGTCGCGTTGTGCGCGACGACCGCGCCCTTGGCGACCGCGGTGTCGGATTGGGATTCGTAACCGACGTAGGCGGTCCCGTCGGCGACGGCGACGCCAGACGGTTCGCCCTCTCCTTCCGGTTTCCACGCGGTGTCTGCGTACGTTGCGCTCGGTCCACTCGCGTTCGTCACGCCGGTTCGTCCGCCGTCCGCGCGCTCTCCGGGCCACGCGCCGTCCGCTTCGGCCGCGTTGGCCGCGGTCGGCGACCCGGCGAGGACCGCGCCGCCGAGCGACGCAGACGAGACGACGAGGATCGTCGTTACTAGTAGTACCGATAACTTCGTTTCTCGTTTCATTGCTGCTGTCACTATGTCTCCTTTCGTCGCTCAGTCGAATCGACCGAATGCGACACCGAGAACGATTACAATCAGACACCTAACTATTCAGTAGGTAAACAATTCTGAAAGGCTGTTATTCGCTGCACAACTCAGACAGGTGGGTCGCTAACCAGCTTCTACGCGCCGTCTAGCAGTTCTCTGGGGGAAATTGCGGCTCTCGCCGAGGCCGAATCAATCTCGCCAGAACCGCTCCAGCCCCAGCGAGAGCATGTCCGGACTCACCGGCTGAAACTCCTCTCGCTCGGTCGCGGGGAAGTACTCCCGGACGCCGTCCCACGACTCGCGGGCGTACCGGGCGTCGACGAGCACGCGGACGCCCACCTCGTCGACGCCCCGGATGACCCGGCCGAGCGCCTGGCGGGCCTTGCGGACCGCCGGGACGGTCAGCGCGTACTCGAAACCGTCGCCGAACTCGCGGTCGTAGGCGGTCCGCACCGCCTTCGTGCGGGGGCTGGCGGTGTTGATGATGGGGACGCCGCAGACCACCGCGGCGCTGAGTTTGTCGCCCTCGTAGTCGACGCCCTCCGTGAGGGTGCCCCGAAGGCTCGTCACGAGGACCTTCGACTCACCGCCGAAGAACTCGGCCTTGAGGTCTTCGGTGGCCTCGTCGGCGCTGGACTCGTCGAGCAGGACGGGTTTCTCGACCTTCGGGTTCTCCCGGAGGCTCT comes from the Halorussus vallis genome and includes:
- a CDS encoding AI-2E family transporter translates to MSGTRQRAVGAVFLALVALSAAVLFDVLATVFFAITVAYVLVPLHRRLVDRGLPPWWASAVATALAFVGVVVVFASFGFLIYRRQAELLALIRELPRSTTVELFGFVYTLDASVVVRLSRESLTGLALSIARLAPILALKATLFAMLVFALLIHRGEVRRALLGLVPAAHRDIATAFHERTRETLFAIYVLQAATALATFLVALPVFVLFDFEFYVTLAIVSGLLQFLPIVGPSFLVALLAVHRFTVGDATGAVLFAVVASVVVGWLPDAVVRPRLARETAHLPGSLYFVGFTGGLLSLGPVGFIAGPLVVALLVEASQMLTVEVNGHGHEEPE
- a CDS encoding thiamine ABC transporter substrate-binding protein, whose translation is MKRRTFVKSGAAGALVGLAGCTGGGTGGQGTTANGGTTTGDATTTAETETAAAKTTRENLSGTLTVATYSSFVDAPSSSPGKWLKQTFEKRHPDVTVKFRTPENELNYYIQRAAQGVDLDADLYVGVNPDHLIRIDEKLGGKKLFEPTAQSLSNYGHVKDSLKFDPKHRAVPYDTGYISLVYNENQIKQAPTTFADLLKDRYQGKLIVQNAKTAVTGRAFLLWTVHTVGEDRYLDWWRKLANNGAKIMGSWDDAYTAYENGEAPMVVSYSTDQVYANRYNKDMSKHQVGFLNDQGYANPEGMAKFAGTDQSALAEAFMDFMLEKEAQKQIAQRNVQFPATDWAPLGEEFKKYAKEPPNPVTFTYDQLKGNVDDWVDSWAREIASK
- a CDS encoding ABC transporter permease, with translation MSDRREDATENPESGSAPGAPASDGAPGTREREPVARARAGDWLERRALTVLGVVTAAVLLVVFYYPVLTVFADAVRVGGRFTTEVVAEVLTDPFYFGVLAPLLSGDFAELGDVAADTPLGLFGFTAFQALLSTVASVALGVPGAYVLSRYEFPGRRTIRSLTIVPFVLPSIMVAIGFYAFFGANGPVNDLLAALGFGRANLLLTLEAIIVAHAFYNAPLVARVTTAAWESVDARMVETARSLGANPRRAFRNVLAPQLLPAILTGALLTFVFTFMSFPIVLALGGFELATVEVWVYSLVQDLDYAEAATLAAFETVLSLVLTYAYLRYEARQAGGARAANPPARKRLVPDDWTPGAALERAGVLAYAVVVAVVFVGPLASMVVESLTGPQGFTLQYYRFLVERQVEGASFQTKPGVAVRNSLLFGVATLVVALPMGVTVAVLTTRGGRGRKLADTAAMAPLAVSGVVVGLGMLRGLVFGVELWGTRVQVSGPVAIVAAHAVAAYPFVVRNVAPLLAGVDRSMVESARALGATRARALLDVELPLVASGVAAGAAFAFAISVGEFDSTVILATGSSSYTMPVAVERYIGSQTLGPATAMGTVLLVVTSVAFVAVDRLGGRWET
- a CDS encoding ABC transporter ATP-binding protein, translated to MTDLHLDAVSKSFGNVTALRAVDLDVADGEFFTLVGPSGCGKTTTLRAVAGFETPDSGSVRFGDREMTGVAPEDRDVGVVFQNYALFPHMTVAENVAYGLRFRETPRGRSRDERVADLLELVDLAGFGDRDPDELSGGQRQRVALARALAPGPEVLLLDEPMSALDARLRQTLRTQVKRIQSELGITTLYVTHDQEEALAVSDRVAVMNDGRVEQVGRPEDVYRRPATRFVAEFVGDNNVFEGELRDGSVRVGDAAFRVADLDRSPGGAVTFCVRPEVLELGATENAFEATVETVEFLGESFRVHLDWDGRPVVLRVEERPERERLRVGFDPEDAHVVSAAGSGRAVAEER
- a CDS encoding twin-arginine translocation signal domain-containing protein, which encodes MTRSSGSDSNDNANSDVASRRSFLLATGAVGAATSLGGLAAGQGTTTGQETTTAGGQATTILLGGEVEHWFGLAPSAIHGAENPTLQLQSGQRYEIVWMNLDGHEHELIIEDANGGEIVASESNEQMGATASLTFTASEEMAQYYCEYHPKRMRGDIQFGTGFETTTAGGTTTAANGTTTDGGGGGGGY
- a CDS encoding cupredoxin domain-containing protein: MGENQHARLSRRAVLAAATTTGALAGIGGVRGVEKFRRVQATEIALDGAVSGWVGRTPQSIAGMTNPALSLDPGVTYRVTWTNADGVPHSFVVEDSDGNPLVETDIVSERGATQTVEFEATPAMAEYYCEVHPQTMRGTVAVESGGATSGGGETGEETATGTETTADDETTRASERPPVLDETTVVLGAQVGYWLGLTPAGIRGRPNPTLRLRAGREYDLVWVNLDGVEHDFHVADASGEDLADTSDRDGVGETHETSFEATPAMAEYFCAFHPQSMRGGVEVVTGEGLVRR
- a CDS encoding outer membrane protein assembly factor BamB family protein, which translates into the protein MKRETKLSVLLVTTILVVSSASLGGAVLAGSPTAANAAEADGAWPGERADGGRTGVTNASGPSATYADTAWKPEGEGEPSGVAVADGTAYVGYESQSDTAVAKGAVVAHNATTGVEEWNRTDLSVVVGTPAVSGDTVFASTETITSPPSYDVGKAGLFAFDAETGETKWRFEEATDWATGATVADGTVYAISNRTLYALDAETGERRWSTETTEIPSFSLSGFAVADGSVYVTGAEGTVTAYDASDGSQQWNVSVPAASEMSGPAVSDGAIYVTAQPNVVYRLSADDGGVEWRRPVRAKFEDSESDWISAPAVTDETVYVTTDDHYEDGDDERVGAVHALDAKTGTEDWQFRTAVRLTSAPSVGANSVYVGGDFPTKGDYGPGFQEGEDPTKYVHYPTAHTVVYSLDRADGSERWSYATEGGLRYEDPFVTAPANGHVYVAENDDRSLELGGEVYALNGSETKPSDEHQVADDEPRTRDSEPTATIRTAPKDAEDGELGGNSTVKLRADASDEDDEIVTYEWDLDGDGTFETTGKRAEVTVPACGSVEVTLRVTSSDGKTATETITLDAGA